The genomic segment GTTGTCTTGTGTCTGGCGCAGCCACACCATTCATGTGGTTGGCCTGGACTTCGACGAAGCGGACCCCGCCTTTCTGGAGGCTTTGGCGCAGCAGAACGAGAACCGTTGGCAACGAGCGCGGTTGATTGCCGATAAGCTGGCTCGCCTGAAGGTTGACGGGTTGCTGGAGAAAGCGACAGCTCTGGCCGGAGGCGATGTACCCGGACGGCCGCATTTTGCCCAGGTTCTGGTGAACGCCGAGGTGGTGCCAAAGACCGCCCACGCGTTCAAACGCTATCTCGGTGCCGGTAAGCCCGGTGATGTGAAGGCCTGCTGGCCCGAGCTATCGGAAGTGGTGCAATGGATCACTGGCGCTGGTGGCATCGCTGTACTCGCGCATCCCCGCAAATACCGGCTGACGGCAACCCGCCTGCGTGAATTGACGGCGGATTTTCGCCGGGCTGGTGGTCGGGCGATTGAGGTATCGGTATCCGGGCAGTCCAGTGGTGATCTGGGGTTTGTGGCAGAGTTGGCAAGGCGGGAGCAGTTGCTGGCGTCTCAGGGCAGCGACTTTCATTTTCCCGGCGCGCCCTGGTGCGAGCTGGGCCGGATAATGAAAATGCCAGAGGGGCTGGAGCCCGTCTGGCATCATTTCAGGCAGCCGGTGAGCGTTTAGGACTCAGTCCGGTGCGTGGAACAGCAGGTACAGATCGGTCAGTGAATCCGGAATGGCCTCCGCCATGCGGGCAGACAACTTCTCATCGTTGCGCACGTTCTGGAAGTCTTCGTCCTCGAACAGCCCGGACAGGGTAAGCATCGGCACCATCAGGTCTGCGACGTCTTCCTCGCTGGCGGCATCCAGCCAGGCCTCTTCATTTTCCAGAAAGGTATCCACAAACCCGGCGCACCAGTTTTCCAGTGCGTTCATCGGGTCACCGTCTTCCGGTTCCGGCAGTTCCAGTGGCTGGCCCATGTCCAGGGCATGGGCCATATCAGAAGCCAAGACCTTCACGCAGTGAGCGAAGACCTCCGGTACCTTGCCGTCTGGCAGGGTGTCAGAGCCGGTGGCAAGGCGGAAGAGATCTTCCGCCCCCAGGCTGACCGGGCCGATAACGCTTGCACACACAACGCCGTGGAACCCGAAGAAATCCAGGGCTTCATCCCCCCAGGGCTCCGCGAACAGTATGTCTTCCAGCGCCTCGATGTCCGAATTGGTCAGCATAATCAGTTACTCCCGGCCTTTTTGGCTTCGGCGGCCGCACGCTGGCGTTTGCGGACCTCGCGTGGGTCGTTGTAAGCGCGGCCCGGAGTGACCGGAACGTCTGGCATTTCGTCCTGTGCCGGAGCAGTCCGCGCATCATCGACTTCTACTTCTGCCTTGGGCTCTGAGTTAGTCTTTGCCTCGGCTTCCGGTTTTGCCTTGTCAGCCTCGGCCTTAGGCTCAGGGGCCTCTGGCTGGGCTTTTGGCTCTTCACTCGCAGGCTTCTCGGCAATTTCAGTCTGTTTTGCCTTTACCGGCTTTGGGGTATCCGCCGTTTCACTGTCTGTTACTTTGCTTTCGGCCTTTGGAGCTTCTGACGC from the Marinobacter sp. LQ44 genome contains:
- a CDS encoding YecA family protein, with product MLTNSDIEALEDILFAEPWGDEALDFFGFHGVVCASVIGPVSLGAEDLFRLATGSDTLPDGKVPEVFAHCVKVLASDMAHALDMGQPLELPEPEDGDPMNALENWCAGFVDTFLENEEAWLDAASEEDVADLMVPMLTLSGLFEDEDFQNVRNDEKLSARMAEAIPDSLTDLYLLFHAPD
- a CDS encoding PHP domain-containing protein — translated: MTIPQDPKPCIDLHCHSTASDGALTPEDLVARAAEQGVSHLALTDHDTIAGLAKARARGQDLGLSLISGVELSCVWRSHTIHVVGLDFDEADPAFLEALAQQNENRWQRARLIADKLARLKVDGLLEKATALAGGDVPGRPHFAQVLVNAEVVPKTAHAFKRYLGAGKPGDVKACWPELSEVVQWITGAGGIAVLAHPRKYRLTATRLRELTADFRRAGGRAIEVSVSGQSSGDLGFVAELARREQLLASQGSDFHFPGAPWCELGRIMKMPEGLEPVWHHFRQPVSV